A single Actinomadura algeriensis DNA region contains:
- a CDS encoding ArsR/SmtB family transcription factor — protein MIVQHPGRDQILLENVLSALGNPLRLRIVRALADGGEQSCGVILDGVSKSTLTHHWKVLRDGGVIWQRPSGRENLLSLRRDDLEARFPGLLASVLAATEPG, from the coding sequence GTGATCGTTCAACACCCCGGGCGCGACCAGATCCTGCTGGAGAACGTCCTGTCCGCGCTCGGCAACCCGCTCCGACTGCGCATCGTGCGCGCCCTCGCCGACGGCGGCGAGCAGTCCTGCGGCGTCATCCTCGACGGGGTCTCCAAGTCGACGCTCACCCACCACTGGAAGGTGCTCCGCGACGGCGGCGTCATCTGGCAGCGCCCGTCCGGCCGCGAGAACCTGCTCTCCCTCCGCCGCGACGACCTCGAAGCCCGCTTCCCCGGCCTGCTCGCGTCCGTCCTCGCCGCCACCGAACCCGGCTGA
- a CDS encoding MFS transporter, producing MTSMTVRRPGWALALLAAAQLVYSLDINIVFVALPELAADLGFSDQTRQWVVSAYVVFAGGFLLLGGRAADLLGRRRVFVLALTLYAASSLAGGLADAQGVIVAARAVQGIGGALLLPSTLALIGTLFEEGPRRNRALAVWGGAGASGLTIGALLGGVLTQAFGWPAVFFVNVPPAAAIAVAALLVIPRDERDGTSRRFDLPGALTVTAGATLLVFGLVQGPELGWTAPAVTGAFVLAVASLAAFTVIESRGADPLLPFGLLRNRSLVVGVTVTFVFMGTFGTLPYFLTVLFQDVHGYSALETGLAFLVPSVAIASGTQLGERMVGRFGARRTLVAGFAAGVAGTAALAGGFGVGASFVTALPGLLVSGVGHGIVWTAMWIAASTGVAAERQGVANGMASMTLNLGNAIGLAVLTAVAGAGTGGEPLRAAVADGGRLAVLLAAAGMAAGLAVSLGLRTVRTSPPVRERAPDQMPSS from the coding sequence ATGACGTCCATGACCGTGCGCCGACCCGGCTGGGCCCTCGCCCTGCTCGCGGCGGCGCAGCTCGTCTACTCGCTCGACATCAACATCGTTTTCGTGGCGCTGCCCGAGCTGGCCGCCGACCTGGGCTTCTCCGACCAGACCCGGCAGTGGGTCGTGAGCGCCTACGTGGTGTTCGCGGGCGGTTTCCTGCTGCTCGGCGGCCGCGCGGCCGACCTGCTCGGACGCCGCCGCGTGTTCGTCCTCGCGCTGACCCTCTACGCGGCGTCCTCGCTGGCCGGGGGCCTCGCGGACGCGCAGGGCGTGATCGTCGCGGCCCGCGCGGTGCAGGGGATCGGCGGCGCGCTGCTGCTGCCGTCCACGCTCGCCCTGATCGGCACCCTGTTCGAGGAGGGGCCGCGGCGCAACCGGGCGCTCGCGGTCTGGGGCGGCGCGGGCGCGAGCGGGCTGACGATCGGCGCGCTGCTCGGCGGCGTGCTGACGCAGGCGTTCGGCTGGCCCGCGGTGTTCTTCGTGAACGTCCCGCCGGCCGCGGCGATCGCGGTGGCGGCGCTCCTGGTGATCCCGCGCGACGAACGGGACGGGACGTCCCGGCGGTTCGACCTCCCGGGGGCGCTCACCGTGACGGCCGGTGCGACGCTCCTGGTGTTCGGGCTCGTGCAGGGCCCGGAGCTCGGCTGGACGGCCCCGGCCGTGACCGGCGCGTTCGTCCTCGCGGTGGCGAGCCTCGCCGCGTTTACGGTGATCGAGTCGCGGGGCGCGGACCCGCTGCTGCCGTTCGGGCTGCTGCGCAACCGCAGCCTCGTCGTCGGAGTGACGGTGACCTTCGTGTTCATGGGGACGTTCGGGACGCTGCCCTACTTCCTGACCGTGCTCTTCCAGGACGTGCACGGCTACTCGGCGCTGGAAACGGGCCTGGCGTTCCTCGTGCCGTCGGTGGCGATCGCGTCCGGCACCCAGCTCGGGGAGCGGATGGTCGGACGGTTCGGGGCGCGGCGGACGCTCGTGGCGGGGTTCGCCGCCGGCGTGGCCGGGACCGCCGCGCTCGCGGGCGGCTTCGGCGTCGGGGCGTCCTTCGTGACCGCGCTGCCGGGACTGCTGGTGTCCGGAGTCGGCCATGGGATCGTGTGGACGGCGATGTGGATCGCCGCGTCGACCGGCGTCGCGGCCGAGCGGCAGGGCGTCGCGAACGGGATGGCGTCGATGACGCTGAACCTCGGGAACGCGATCGGGCTCGCCGTCCTCACCGCCGTCGCCGGCGCGGGGACCGGCGGGGAGCCGCTGCGCGCGGCGGTCGCGGACGGCGGCCGGCTCGCGGTTCTGCTCGCCGCGGCGGGGATGGCCGCCGGGCTCGCGGTGTCGCTCGGGCTGCGCACCGTCCGGACGTCACCGCCGGTGCGGGAACGCGCGCCGGATCAGATGCCCTCGTCGTAG
- a CDS encoding DUF4190 domain-containing protein yields MSGYGGTPPSGWDGTPHGSSQGWDPNGAYGQPYGYGPGPGYGAGPGYGAGPGYGPPGVPHRPASQTSAIIALVCNSLAVVSCCNVLAIPGIVTGALALQRIERQPDSARNLTMWSWIIFGVSTVLAIIVIAVLIAADVGSDSDPYYYDEGI; encoded by the coding sequence GTGAGCGGATACGGAGGTACCCCGCCGTCGGGCTGGGACGGCACCCCGCACGGCTCGTCCCAGGGCTGGGACCCGAACGGCGCCTACGGGCAGCCCTACGGCTACGGCCCGGGCCCCGGTTACGGGGCCGGACCCGGCTACGGGGCCGGACCCGGCTACGGCCCGCCCGGTGTCCCGCACCGGCCCGCGAGCCAGACCAGCGCGATCATCGCGCTGGTCTGCAACAGCCTGGCGGTGGTCTCGTGCTGCAACGTGCTCGCCATCCCCGGCATCGTCACCGGGGCCCTCGCCCTGCAGCGGATCGAGCGGCAGCCCGACTCGGCGCGCAACCTCACGATGTGGAGCTGGATCATCTTCGGCGTCTCCACCGTGCTCGCCATCATCGTGATCGCCGTGCTCATCGCCGCCGACGTCGGCTCCGACAGCGACCCGTACTACTACGACGAGGGCATCTGA
- a CDS encoding helicase-associated domain-containing protein, with translation METYADWLRARGDDELRALLSARPELLAPVPADLTALAARATTPAAITRGLDRLDRFTLAVLESVLVLPGPSPDALAAALDAPRARVDDALAVLRRHGLAWGDGPNAAPGVRQGLPHPAGLGPPVREVFAGYPTERLTALVTDLDGTAPRGFPDADRLLARLAERLAAPGPLIDDAGPEARAALDQLTWGPPVGRVADARRPVRVDTATTPIERLLARGLLAAEDDRTVTLPREVALHLRGGRLFRDVTAEPPPLVPADPPATAPRSDDTVVRAAAGEAAAAVRLVEELLENWGLEPPAVLRSGGLAVRDLRAAAALLDVPEWHAALLIEAAHATGLLTRSGDLDGEWLPTPAYDLWLMRDTAGRWTEIARGWLRSDRVAGLAGERDDRDRLINALSEAMVRGPAPATRRAVLRVLGEADRGVVPGQDALRARLAWLQPRRGGTLRDRLLGWTLREAAALGLTGFGELAPFARALLAGDDPEPELDKHLPEPVDEILIQADLTAIAPGPLVTELARELALTADVESTGGATVYRFTPGSIRRALDAGRTAAELTDLLDRHSATPLPQPLTYLIDDVARRHGQLRVGSLTSYVRADSPAMLDEILADRRADPLRLHRLAPTVLASGLHRAELLDGLRAMGLAPVAESPGGGVIVTRPDAQRADPPPSAEIVRVRQDPHADDSMIAAAVRALRAGDEASRHGAARTADAPGGEPPRSPALATVERLRAAVERGGRVWIGYLDQQGQASSRIVEPVRVEGGFLTGYDATRAAVHRFALHRITGVSELDAT, from the coding sequence ATGGAGACGTATGCGGACTGGCTCCGCGCCCGGGGCGACGATGAGCTGCGTGCGCTGCTGTCCGCGCGTCCCGAACTGCTCGCGCCCGTCCCCGCCGACCTGACCGCGCTCGCCGCCCGCGCCACCACCCCGGCCGCGATCACCCGCGGCCTCGACCGGCTCGACCGGTTCACGCTCGCCGTGCTGGAGTCCGTCCTGGTGCTGCCCGGCCCGTCCCCGGACGCGCTCGCCGCCGCCCTCGACGCGCCCCGCGCCCGGGTCGACGACGCCCTGGCCGTCCTGCGCCGGCACGGCCTGGCCTGGGGCGACGGCCCGAACGCGGCCCCGGGCGTCCGGCAGGGCCTGCCGCACCCCGCCGGGCTCGGCCCGCCCGTCCGCGAGGTGTTCGCCGGCTACCCCACCGAGCGGCTCACGGCGCTCGTCACCGACCTGGACGGGACGGCGCCGCGCGGCTTCCCCGACGCCGACCGGCTGCTCGCCCGGCTCGCCGAACGGCTCGCCGCGCCCGGCCCGCTCATCGACGACGCCGGGCCCGAGGCCCGCGCCGCCCTCGACCAGCTGACCTGGGGCCCGCCCGTCGGCCGCGTCGCCGACGCCCGCCGCCCCGTCCGCGTCGACACCGCCACCACCCCCATCGAACGCCTGCTGGCCCGCGGCCTCCTCGCCGCCGAGGACGACCGCACGGTCACGCTCCCCCGCGAGGTCGCGCTGCACCTGCGCGGCGGACGGCTGTTCCGGGACGTGACCGCCGAACCGCCGCCGCTCGTCCCCGCCGACCCGCCCGCGACGGCCCCCCGCTCGGACGACACGGTCGTGCGGGCCGCTGCCGGAGAGGCCGCGGCCGCCGTCCGGCTCGTCGAGGAACTCCTCGAGAACTGGGGGCTGGAGCCGCCCGCCGTGCTGCGCAGCGGCGGCCTCGCCGTCCGCGACCTGCGCGCCGCCGCCGCGCTGCTGGACGTCCCCGAGTGGCACGCCGCGCTGCTGATCGAGGCCGCGCACGCCACCGGCCTGCTGACCCGCAGCGGCGACCTCGACGGCGAGTGGCTGCCCACCCCCGCCTACGACCTGTGGCTGATGCGCGACACCGCGGGCCGCTGGACCGAGATCGCCCGCGGCTGGCTGCGCTCCGACCGGGTCGCCGGGCTCGCCGGGGAACGCGACGACCGCGACCGGCTGATCAACGCGCTGAGCGAGGCGATGGTGCGCGGCCCCGCCCCCGCGACCCGCCGCGCCGTCCTGCGTGTCCTCGGCGAGGCCGACCGCGGCGTCGTCCCCGGCCAGGACGCCCTGCGCGCCCGTCTCGCGTGGCTGCAGCCCCGCCGCGGCGGCACCCTCCGCGACCGGCTGCTCGGCTGGACGCTGCGCGAGGCCGCCGCCCTCGGCCTGACCGGTTTCGGGGAACTCGCCCCGTTCGCCCGCGCGCTGCTCGCCGGGGACGACCCCGAACCCGAACTCGACAAACACCTCCCCGAGCCCGTCGACGAGATCCTCATCCAGGCCGACCTCACCGCGATCGCGCCCGGCCCCCTCGTCACCGAGCTGGCCCGCGAGCTGGCGCTCACCGCCGACGTCGAGTCCACCGGCGGCGCCACCGTCTACCGGTTCACGCCCGGCTCGATCCGCCGCGCCCTCGACGCCGGACGCACCGCCGCCGAACTCACCGACCTGCTCGACCGGCACTCGGCGACCCCGCTCCCGCAGCCCCTCACGTACCTGATCGACGACGTCGCCCGCCGCCACGGGCAGCTCCGCGTCGGCTCCCTCACCTCCTACGTCCGCGCCGACTCCCCCGCGATGCTCGACGAGATCCTCGCCGACCGCCGCGCCGACCCGCTGCGCCTGCACCGGCTGGCCCCGACCGTCCTCGCCTCCGGCCTGCACCGCGCCGAACTGCTGGACGGCCTGCGCGCGATGGGCCTCGCCCCGGTGGCCGAGTCCCCGGGCGGCGGCGTCATCGTCACCCGTCCGGACGCGCAGCGCGCCGACCCGCCGCCCAGCGCGGAGATCGTCCGGGTGCGGCAGGACCCGCACGCGGACGACTCGATGATCGCGGCGGCCGTCCGGGCCCTGCGGGCCGGCGACGAGGCGTCCCGGCACGGCGCCGCCCGCACCGCCGACGCGCCCGGCGGCGAACCGCCCCGCTCGCCCGCGCTGGCCACCGTCGAACGCCTCCGCGCCGCCGTCGAACGCGGCGGCCGCGTCTGGATCGGTTACCTCGACCAGCAGGGCCAGGCGTCCAGCCGCATCGTCGAACCCGTCCGCGTCGAGGGCGGCTTCCTCACCGGCTACGACGCCACCCGCGCCGCCGTCCACCGCTTCGCCCTGCACCGCATCACAGGCGTCTCCGAACTGGACGCCACCTGA
- a CDS encoding TetR/AcrR family transcriptional regulator, producing the protein MTPSTRERIVAESLRLFADRGYAATSVAEIEAAAGLSPGAGGLYRHFRSKEEVLSSAIREHIERTRKQISDVLRHASAYQERPLEARLRMTCQAGLAKMREEQDLIRVLFRDLDQFPNLVAEMREGIVNPLYDGIATWLSEQPEYVGTDEDWPAVASILGGAVVNYWLANESMYEPPTRIDEERFVQSWARLGMGLANREPSPAS; encoded by the coding sequence ATGACGCCAAGTACCCGCGAGCGGATCGTGGCCGAATCGCTCCGACTGTTCGCCGACCGGGGCTACGCCGCGACGTCCGTCGCCGAGATCGAGGCCGCGGCCGGGCTGTCCCCGGGCGCGGGCGGTCTCTACCGGCACTTCCGGTCCAAGGAGGAGGTCCTCTCCTCCGCCATCCGCGAGCACATCGAACGGACCCGCAAGCAGATCAGCGACGTCCTGCGGCACGCGAGCGCCTACCAGGAACGCCCGCTGGAGGCCCGGCTGCGGATGACCTGCCAGGCCGGCCTGGCCAAGATGCGCGAGGAACAGGACCTGATCCGGGTGCTGTTCCGCGATCTCGACCAGTTCCCCAACCTGGTCGCCGAGATGCGCGAGGGCATCGTCAACCCGCTCTACGACGGGATCGCGACCTGGCTGTCCGAGCAGCCCGAGTACGTGGGCACCGACGAGGACTGGCCCGCCGTCGCGTCCATCCTGGGCGGCGCGGTCGTGAACTACTGGCTGGCGAACGAGTCGATGTACGAGCCGCCGACGCGCATCGACGAGGAACGCTTCGTGCAGAGCTGGGCACGGCTCGGGATGGGGCTGGCGAACCGCGAACCCTCGCCCGCGTCCTGA
- a CDS encoding HAD family hydrolase gives MLHPHSPETDALPGSRTGRGTAVGFDLDLTLADTRAGISAVYAAIAAESGVPIDTDVVVGRLGPPLEVELAHWFPPAEVPAMAARYRALYPDIALPATVVMPGAAAALDAVRARGGRVVVVSGKNQADTERTVRFLGLPVDAVVGGLFGAEKGVALREHGVGAYIGDHTGDVDAARAAAATAVGVATGPFDAAALTAYGADVVLPDLHAFPDWLTGFVTR, from the coding sequence GTGTTGCACCCCCATTCACCGGAAACGGATGCGCTGCCCGGTTCGCGGACGGGCCGGGGCACGGCCGTCGGCTTCGACCTCGACCTGACGCTCGCCGACACCCGCGCCGGGATCTCGGCGGTGTACGCGGCGATCGCGGCGGAGAGCGGCGTCCCCATCGACACCGACGTGGTCGTGGGACGGCTCGGCCCGCCGCTGGAGGTCGAGCTCGCCCACTGGTTCCCGCCGGCGGAGGTGCCCGCGATGGCGGCCCGCTACCGGGCGCTCTACCCCGACATCGCGCTGCCCGCGACGGTCGTCATGCCGGGCGCGGCGGCGGCGCTGGACGCGGTGCGGGCGCGGGGCGGACGGGTCGTCGTGGTGTCCGGGAAGAACCAGGCCGACACCGAGCGGACGGTCCGTTTCCTGGGGCTGCCGGTGGACGCCGTCGTCGGCGGCCTGTTCGGCGCCGAGAAGGGCGTCGCGCTGCGCGAGCACGGCGTCGGCGCGTACATCGGGGACCACACCGGGGACGTGGACGCGGCGCGGGCCGCCGCGGCGACGGCCGTCGGCGTCGCCACGGGGCCGTTCGACGCGGCCGCGCTCACCGCCTACGGCGCGGACGTGGTGCTGCCCGACCTGCACGCGTTCCCGGACTGGCTCACGGGTTTCGTCACCCGCTGA
- a CDS encoding cold-shock protein, which yields MPTGKVKWYDSDKGFGFLTRDDGGEVFVHSTALPGGVTTLKPGQRIEFGVVEGRRGQQAMQVRVLETLPSVEKAIAKQRRKKPDEMVLITEDLIKLLDGISNTYRRGKHPSPAEAKKIATVLRAVADDLSP from the coding sequence GTGCCGACTGGCAAGGTCAAGTGGTACGACTCCGACAAGGGGTTCGGTTTCCTCACCCGTGACGACGGGGGTGAGGTCTTCGTGCACTCAACGGCCCTGCCGGGAGGGGTGACGACGCTCAAGCCCGGGCAGCGCATCGAGTTCGGCGTGGTCGAGGGCAGGCGCGGGCAGCAGGCGATGCAGGTACGGGTCCTGGAGACCCTGCCGTCGGTCGAGAAGGCCATCGCCAAGCAGCGCCGCAAGAAGCCGGACGAGATGGTGCTGATCACCGAGGACCTCATCAAGCTGCTCGACGGGATCTCCAACACCTACCGGCGCGGCAAGCACCCGTCCCCGGCGGAGGCGAAGAAGATCGCCACCGTGCTGCGGGCGGTCGCCGACGATCTCAGTCCCTGA
- a CDS encoding DUF3027 domain-containing protein codes for MSPTRQSSPAPENAETPSAKQAPRRTTGTRRPRTPAVDPACAEAVDLARAAAEETAWPGRVGEHLGLRAEADRVVTHAFECLDPAYRGWRWSVTVVRASRARNVTVSECVLLPGDDALLAPEWVPWLDRLRPGDLGPGDLLPTAPDDVRLAPGFAQTGEGDRDAQWEPGLGRVRVLSREGRDEAAARWYDGVHGPRTPIAASAPAQCSTCGFYVPLAGEMRLVFGVCANEYAPDDGRVVSADHGCGAHSEAVTVPAASEHGPPVIDELGYDIVPSPGDESASLDDEALGHS; via the coding sequence GTGAGCCCAACGCGTCAGTCCAGCCCAGCTCCCGAGAACGCCGAGACCCCGTCCGCGAAGCAGGCGCCCCGCCGAACCACGGGGACCCGCCGCCCCCGGACGCCCGCCGTCGACCCCGCCTGCGCCGAGGCCGTCGATCTCGCCCGCGCGGCGGCGGAGGAGACGGCCTGGCCGGGACGGGTCGGGGAGCATCTCGGCCTCCGCGCCGAGGCCGACCGGGTGGTCACGCACGCGTTCGAGTGCCTCGACCCCGCCTACCGGGGCTGGCGCTGGTCGGTCACCGTGGTGCGGGCGTCCCGCGCCAGGAACGTGACCGTCAGCGAGTGCGTCCTGCTGCCCGGCGACGACGCGCTCCTCGCGCCGGAGTGGGTGCCGTGGCTCGACCGGCTCCGCCCCGGTGACCTCGGCCCCGGCGACCTGCTGCCCACCGCGCCCGACGACGTCCGGCTGGCGCCCGGCTTCGCGCAGACCGGCGAGGGCGACCGCGACGCCCAGTGGGAGCCCGGCCTCGGCCGGGTCCGGGTGCTGTCGCGCGAGGGCCGCGACGAGGCCGCCGCGCGCTGGTACGACGGCGTCCACGGCCCCCGCACGCCGATCGCCGCTTCCGCGCCCGCACAGTGCTCCACCTGCGGTTTCTACGTTCCCCTCGCGGGCGAGATGCGGCTGGTGTTCGGCGTGTGCGCCAACGAGTACGCCCCCGACGACGGCCGCGTCGTCTCCGCCGACCACGGCTGCGGCGCGCACTCCGAGGCCGTCACCGTCCCCGCCGCGTCCGAGCACGGCCCCCCGGTGATCGACGAGCTCGGCTACGACATCGTCCCGTCCCCGGGGGACGAATCGGCGTCCCTGGACGACGAGGCGCTCGGCCACAGCTGA